gtttccggTGTTGTGTGTTCGTGACAGGCCGAGAACTGGCGACGACTAACGCCACGGCGACGGCAGCAGGGACCCCAaaccctccaccccctccttcCCCCACCCTGCATCCTAAAATGTTTACAGCGTAAACTTGGACATTTTCTAGAGCCAAAAAGCATCTGGACGCAAAACTCACCAGCATGACGTTGTTGGAGCTGCTGCTTGGTGGAGTTGTCAGAGGAATGGAGTGCATCGCCGTGGTTTGGATTGGTTTGATTTGCCCCGACCCTcaccctttttatttttttttttggtcgtccCTCGTGTATATGGAAACGACAGCAGGATCTGGAACTAGGCCTATGCATTGCCAATTTGTAATGCTCTTCGTACATGTATTTTTAGACAACTTTTTTCAGAGGCAAAGtgaaatgctttattttttatataagaAATTACTTGAAAAGTTTTCCTATTGTGTCTGCAAGCAGTGtgctccaaaaagaaaaacaaaacaaaaaaaaaacccactcttgAGTTTGTTAAAAGACATGTCTTATGCAGAGTGGAGCCATTGTGTACATagtgttctttttaaaatgtgtagaGAGGAAAACAACCATATTTTTTGATTGTCCAATTTAATGGAAACACACATTGTATTTGGtcaaccaaaaacagaaaaaaacaaacaaaaaaaaccaaaacaaacacctttttgtgtctgtgaccATTTGTCCTATCAGTGGAGTTTTGAGAGTCTTAAGTTTCCTTATCCAAAActatgataaatgaataaaactggTATCATTTAGTTTCTTTATCTCTGGGGTGAATCTGAGCTCTGCTTCCTACactaccaacacacacacacacacacacacacacagcattgtaCACCTTCTACAGACAAGTCTGGCTGCTTTGGAAATCTGGCAAGATATCATTCAATTCATTTTCTTGCCAAAACAGCATTCCCATTCCCACACCTCCTCAAGTGTGAAACACTAACTGTGAGAGAatagtgtttgtgtacacaaaAGCAGCGCCAGTATCTTATTTTCTGCACCTAACAATGActccaatcaaaaaagaaaaagaaaaaaaaaaacccaaaacttgTCGCAGCAAGTCAGGGAGTGCTTTGTGTGACAGCAGGGCGCTGGGCAGGGCTGCTGGGAAAGTGACATGACAAGCGGCCAGACGCTTTCAGTTATACGGTAgtgggtgggggagagaggTGACGGTGATCTATTTCGCACCTCCGCACAACAGAGCAAAACCACATTCAAATcacccaacaaaacaaaaacagaccagACACATTACATTCAGGGccctttttatatatatatatgtgtgtgtgtgtaagtggaaaaaacatatttcaaacaatGCATCTGCCATCAGCTGTCTAAAGGCTTTAGGCCTTTCGCTTAGAGTAAATTATAGTTTTCTGTTCACATCGTGAACGGATAACGTTTAAAAGTCGAGAAGGCGATGCCCATAGGAGCATTCTGGCCTGAGATGACAGGAGCAGACTTGCAGTGGTGCAGATGCAATGCACATGGAGGAAAGtggatggtaaaaaaaaaagaaaaagattttttttttttttaagtgctctGGTTCAGCTTTAGAAGATTGCAGGCGGGATTCCACTGCCAAAAAGCAAACTCCAGGACGGAGGGACTCTCCACTGTGCTGATCCCCCTGTctgagagagccagagagagagagagagaatgagagagaagctttCTAGACATTTCCTAGACTTTAATGCTCTGCTGTCTCTGATGAGATACTGAGAAGTTTGGAAAATATGAGAGTTGTTTTTCCCTGTAGGTTTTCAGATCTAAtgactgattttattttatttttttttccaaaacctaCTGTTCATGTAGAAACCGGAATGGTGGCGAGTTTTTGGACATTTTCGGCGTGTCGCTAGTTTTGACTTTGCGCTTTTTGTGGcttctgtttgctttgctgGAGTTATTTTTATCCTTGCATTGCCTCTTTACTATCAACCACTTCCTCTCAACCAATACAGTTTATCGGTTCCAGAAAACATTACCATGTGCTGACCCAGTTTGCATTATGCAAAGATCATTACTAAAAATACATCCCGAGttcccaaaaaacccccccccaaaaaaacacacattgcaATCAACTTTTCGTTTTAATCCCGTCCAACTTCTCTTCTGTGGGAACACGGTATCGAGATTACAATCAGCATCACTCTACCCAACACTCCCAGACCCCACTGGTAGTCAATCTGAGTGGCGGCCAAGTGATTTTATCGCTCACCATCGCGATCACATCTAGTTTCACACTTGATAGCTGACTGGCTAAATTTGGGGTGCAAAGGAAAGACTTGGGGAGTGCGGCAACACCATCAACGATGACTCATTCACTAACCTGTTTTTCTACCAGACGGTGCCAGTCATTTAGGTAGCTGACGAGAGCAAAAGCATCTGGGACATTGTCTCCCTCCGAACAGAATGTGAGCAACACTGCCATGGCGATGTTTTCCGAGCAActacaaagaaaaacatgcagagagaaTGATGAGATATTTATggcatttgtaaataaatttaaaataattttttttttttagtacggACACAGTCATGTGGTTCttttgaaaatacagaaaataaaaatgaaatgtttcatcgGACATATGAATAATGTCAACTCTCCCTCCAAAATGGTTTCTATTAGTATTGTTGTATTTCCAATCAAACTCTTCTGTGTGTACAAGGATTGcaacacacaactacaagaAGAACACAACATCATTTCCCAAAATCATGCCGCCCCCCCCGGTAACACTACCAGTCAGTGTAGAGTCCCTTGGTGATGCCTCCTCCTGGGATATACAGGCGCTGCTCTGATTCGGCTATGCCGGGAAAAGCGCTGACTCGCTCTAACTCTCTCCAATCTAGCTCTTTAACGCTCTCTTCTGCCTCCTTCTGCAGGGCTGGTGTCAGTAGATAACGTAGAGAAGtgctaaacaacaacacaaacaaatgtttcagaACATTTGTCTAATACGCTGCCATATTTGTAGCAGCAGGACTGGCCTGTGAGACCTGTACTACCGCCTGTGAAGTAACCGTTACGCTAACGTAAAGTTTTGAAGTTACCCAAGGAGCTGTCGGTCGTCCCTCTGATAGGCGTGACTGCTTGACAAAACCACAGTTCTTGAAAAGCCGCTAGTTTTGATCCAAGCCACTATGAGCTTGCGAAATGATCGGACTCTGGTCTACATCACATAAAGGGCAATAATCAAAATCTCTTTCGACACAAAACAATGGAGAGACTACATCTATGACGCACAAACTTTAGGTAACGTTTTTAGCATTATTAGCAGTATCTTCAGTATCTTCAAGCACAGGACACCGTTACTGACCTGAATGATGGGCGCTCTGATTTGCAGCACTGCTAATTTAATGTCATTTAGAGCATACActgcacaaagagagaaataaacgcaaaattaacattaaaacaaacgACAGAGCCTGCAATTGTGTGAGGCTGCATTTTATACTTGTAGCTCAGGTATATGTGTGGAAAACCGACCTTCTGCATTGGTGCTCAGTTCAGCAGCGTCTTCAGAGGAGGTAGCGTATGGATTGTTCCCTACCATAGGGATTAAACAGTCCGTGTGGAAATGCCCCACGCGTGGCATGTTGAGCGTGGAAATAATAAGGTCCGCAGCGAGCTGGCCGACATTTCCGACCGATACAGCAGGCTGTGCAAAAGTGGAAACAGAGTGGAAACAAAAAATACACCTGACTGCTCCATTTATAGGGCCCGTGAGGAATACTAACCATCAACATGAATGATAAAGCAGTAATTACTATTCACTTACCATTATTAAGGTGTAACCTTTAAAAGAAGGTGGCGTGTCTTCGGTCGCGATGAACATTATTTCTAATATAATATACACttgaaaattaacaaaaagTACCTTTTTTGCTTAAACTCGTGGCGtgatttcagtttcacattCACCTCAAAACTTTCAAACGGGCCTTCCGCAGTGGCGCCGTGTGCTGTACGTAATCGTATTGGGTAGTGCCTTACAACTGCCTgattaaatttattttcaggatgtttatcgttattattattattttgtatcGAAATCTACACAGAACCTAAAATATTCattcacatatttttatttatatctgtCAAGCCAATTTGGATATCTATATAAATGCGTTTACTTAAACAAACTGTATCGACAAAGACTACTATATTGTAAAAGATGTTCAACTGCCTTGTGGCTCACTACCTCCTTGTATCAGAGTGAGGGTGACATCTAGAGGCATGAGAGGGGAATATTCAGTTAATCCATCAAGACAAATTACACGAGACTAGAATATGACTGTTGTGTTTGGGGATTCTCTTGAGAGGACAAACTATGATAAACAGACAAAAGTACGTTATTTGTATACGATATTTTATCGTTTTACACATTATGTACTTTATACCGTTCCCAAACAACATTTATGTGATGACAGATTCTCACAGCTTGTAACTTTGGATCCTACATTGAGGTCAAGGAAATGTAACTTCGAAAAATGGAGTTAAACCAAAAGAGTGTAAGAAATCACACTCGTATTTAAAAATTTATGTAATAATAAACTGAGattatatttttgaaaaatcacatttcCCATAAAATGCATTGTATGCCctttcacacagtgtctgtCCAACAGAGATTGCCCTATGATTTGcatgttgctgctgctgctgctgctgctgctgttgttgttgttgttgttgttgttgttgttgttaataagCTTCTTGTTACTTCGGCTTCACTTCATCAGGCATGGCATCACCATTCAGGGCAGCCAGGGCGTTTCCCACCATCGTCTGCACCATTTTGTGTGTAGTCTGCAGGGTGTTTATGCCGATATGAGGAGTGATGATTACGTTGGCCAGGCTGAGGAGAGGATGGTCTCTGCACGACACAGCACGGAAAGACAATAAGAGGGGGTGAGACAAAGGCACTGCGTTTGGAAAACAGACGTCATTTACTGTGTGTCAGTTGTTTTCGACGTGTGGATATATTTAGACTGCATGTCCATCCaaccatctatctatctatctatctatctatctatctatctatctatctatctatctatctatctatctatctgtctatctgtctgtctgtctgtccatcagtctgtgtgtctgtttgcctattgacctgtctatctgtctaaaTGATCTCATCATAGGTACCATTAAACTGAGGTGCATACCTGGGCAGGGGTTCTGGATATGTCACGTCCATGGCAGCAGCATGAATCACTCCTTTCCTTAGAGCCTCCAGCAGTGCATCCTGGTCCACTACAAGACCTGAGCGACAGGTACTTAAGCTTTAATGAGTAttagcaaaaagcaaaaagccccccccaaaaagggtcattttctctgtctacAACACTAGCTGTGGTCATTGTCCGCTGCCAGTCTTTGAACAGTTGTACAGCATTACACAGTAAAAGTCATATTAGTGCTAGGCTGcagttttgtttaaatgaattaGACGTTAGTTAACTACGGTAGCGATCAATGATCTTGTAAAGGGACATGACTACTATGCGTGTAGACTCTGTTTCCTTAGAGTCCAGGTGCAGTGTTTTAGACTGTTTATCACTGACCTCTGCTGATGTTGATGAGAGTGGCGGTGGGTTTCATTAGGGCTAGTTCTCTCTGGCCGATCAGCCCGCTGGTCTGCGGAGTCAGAGGCACAGCCAACATTAAAAAGTCTGACTGTCTCAGCAGAT
This sequence is a window from Chanos chanos chromosome 12, fChaCha1.1, whole genome shotgun sequence. Protein-coding genes within it:
- the psmg2 gene encoding proteasome assembly chaperone 2 isoform X1; translation: MFIATEDTPPSFKGYTLIMPAVSVGNVGQLAADLIISTLNMPRVGHFHTDCLIPMVGNNPYATSSEDAAELSTNAEVYALNDIKLAVLQIRAPIIQTRVRSFRKLIVAWIKTSGFSRTVVLSSSHAYQRDDRQLLGTSLRYLLTPALQKEAEESVKELDWRELERVSAFPGIAESEQRLYIPGGGITKGLYTDCCSENIAMAVLLTFCSEGDNVPDAFALVSYLNDWHRLVEKQTGGSAQWRVPPSWSLLFGSGIPPAIF
- the psmg2 gene encoding proteasome assembly chaperone 2 isoform X2, with protein sequence MFIATEDTPPSFKGYTLIMPAVSVGNVGQLAADLIISTLNMPRVGHFHTDCLIPMVGNNPYATSSEDAAELSTNAEVYALNDIKLAVLQIRAPIIQTRVRSFRKLIVAWIKTSGFSRTVVLSSSHAYQRDDRQLLGTSLRYLLTPALQKEAEESVKELDWRELERVSAFPGIAESEQRLYIPGGGITKGLYTDCCSENIAMAVLLTFCSEGDNVPDAFALVSYLNDWHRLVEKQVRGSAQWRVPPSWSLLFGSGIPPAIF
- the psmg2 gene encoding proteasome assembly chaperone 2 isoform X3, whose product is MFIATEDTPPSFKGYTLIMPAVSVGNVGQLAADLIISTLNMPRVGHFHTDCLIPMVGNNPYATSSEDAAELSTNAEVYALNDIKLAVLQIRAPIIQTRVRSFRKLIVAWIKTSGFSRTVVLSSSHAYQRDDRQLLGTSLRYLLTPALQKEAEESVKELDWRELERVSAFPGIAESEQRLYIPGGGITKGLYTDCCSENIAMAVLLTFCSEGDNVPDAFALVSYLNDWHRLVEKQVTQWRVPPSWSLLFGSGIPPAIF